The Carassius gibelio isolate Cgi1373 ecotype wild population from Czech Republic chromosome B12, carGib1.2-hapl.c, whole genome shotgun sequence genome has a segment encoding these proteins:
- the cfap119 gene encoding coiled-coil domain-containing protein 189, protein MRHLENIRVSQPPRSRVLLWADLKHSDMGEIEKSNSIPEIERILCRAMLASDVPQPKQRVLLELYTNLVLFCKDQHFNREQTSVLISIIKNVHQFNTETPLNNTDHCLTYCSELLLCHSVRRPPFSIDLFSSEQVTQILSHFINTYMRHYFLYKYIFTPEVQLDIALSYIGIPEDTDIEETAQSESVAGGIRESERETEMDGEVQQSAPLEMKATATDSLEQGSSPKSELRTIVQKEVRDEVMRLSAQLQQRLQDSADQLNNAISKLETNIQVKK, encoded by the exons ATGAGGCATTTAGAGAACATCAGG gtttcTCAACCTCCAAGATCACGGGTGCTGTTATG GGCTGATCTGAAACACAGTGACATGGGAGAGATTGAGAAGAGCAATTCCATACCAGAGATCGAAAG GATTTTGTGCCGTGCAATGTTGGCCTCTGATGTGCCCCAGCCCAAACAGAGAGTACTACTTGAGCTGTACACAAATCTAGTGTTGTTCTGCAAAGACCAACATTTTAATAGGGAACAGACTTCTGTACTTATCTCTATTATCAAAAATGTACATCAGTTTAACACAG AAACACCCCTCAATAACACAGATCACTGTCTGACCTATTGCAGTGAACTTCTGCTTTGCCATTCAGTCagg AGGCCTCCTTTCAGTATTGACCTTTTCAGCTCGGAGCAAGTGACACAAATTTTGTCCCATTTCATCAACACGTATATGagacattattttttatacaaatacatttttacccCAGAG GTACAGCTGGATATAGCTTTGTCATATATTGGAATACCGGAGGACACAGATATTGAGGAAACTGCCCAGTCTG AAAGTGTTGCAGGTGGCATAAGAGAAAGTGAAAGGGAGACAGAAATGGATGGAGAAGTTCAACAAAGTGCTCCACTTGAAATGAAGGCTACAGCGACAGACAGTCTTGAACAAG GGTCTTCTCCAAAGTCTGAGCTGAGGACCATTGTTCAAAAGGAAGTGAGGGATGAAGTGATGCGTTTGAGTGCTCAGTTACAGCAACGGCTCCAGGACAGTGCTGATCAGCTTAATAATGCCATTAGTAAACTGGAGACCAACATTCAAGTTAAGAAGTAA